In the genome of Tripterygium wilfordii isolate XIE 37 chromosome 19, ASM1340144v1, whole genome shotgun sequence, one region contains:
- the LOC119985847 gene encoding protein transport protein Sec61 subunit alpha-like has translation MGGGFRVLHLVRPFLAFLPEVQSADRKVPFREKVIYTVISLFIFLVCSQLPLYGIHSTTGADPFYWMRVILASNRGTVMELGITPIVTSGLVMQLLAGSKIIEVDNNVREDRALLNGAQKLLGILIAIGEAVAYVLSGMYGSVGQLGVGNAIIIIIQLCFAGIIVICLDELLQKGYGLGSGISLFIATNICENIIWKAFSPTTINSGRGAEFEGAVIALFHLLITRTDKVRALREAFYRQNLPNVTNLLATVLIFLIVIYFQGFRVVLPVRSKNARGQQGSYPIKLFYTSNMPIILQSALVSNLYFISQLLYRKYGGNFIVDLLGKWKESEYNGQSVPVGGIAYYITPPSSLADMAANPFHALFYLVFMLSACALFSKTWIEVSGSSARDVARQLREQQMVMPGHREANLQKELNRYIPTAAAFGGMCIGALTVLADFMGAIGSGTGILLAVTIIYQYFETFEKERASELGFFGF, from the exons ATGGGAGGTGGATTTAGAGTGCTTCATCTCGTTAGGCCCTTTCTGGCATTTCTACCAGAAGTTCAGAGTGCTGACAGGAAGGTTCCATTTAGGGagaaggtcatttacactgtgatctctcttttcattttcttggtatGCAGTCAACTGCCACTGTATGGCATACACTCTACAACTGGGGCCGATCCATTCTATTGGATGCGTGTTATTCTAGCTTCAAACAGAGGAACTGTCATGGAGCTTGGAATCACACCAATTGTGACATCTGGGTTGGTAATGCAACTTCTTGCTGGGTCAAAGATCATTGAAGTGGACAATAATGTACGCGAAGATCGTGCCCTGCT gaATGGTGCACAAAAGCTGTTGGGTATTCTTATAGCTATTGGCGAAGCTGTTGCATATGTTCTTTCGGGAATGTATGGCAGTGTTGGCCAACTTGGTGTTGGGAATgccattattattatcattcaGCTATGCTTTGCTGGTATAATTGTGATTTGTTTGGACGAGCTTCTTCAGAAAGGATATGGCCTTGGCTCTGGAATTTCCCTTTTTATAGCCACCAATATCTG TGAAAACATTATCTGGAAAGCATTCAGCCCAACCACCATAAACAGTGGCCGAGGAGCTGAATTTGAAGGTGCTGTTATTGCTTTATTCCATCTATTGATAACTCGAACAGACAAGGTTCGTGCCTTACGAGAGGCCTTTTATCGTCAGAATCTACCGAATGTGACAAATCTGCTTGCTACAGTCTTGATTTTCCTAATTGTTATCTACTTCCAAGGGTTTCGTGTGGTTCTGCCTGTAAGGTCAAAAAATGCTCGTGGGCAGCAGGGTTCTTATCCAATCAAGCTGTTCTACACTTCTAACATGCCCATCATTTTGCAGTCTGCACTTGTCTCCAACCTTTACTTCATCTCTCAG TTGCTCTATAGGAAGTACGGTGGCAATTTCATAGTGGATCTTTTGGGTAAGTGGAAGGAAtccgagtacaatggtcaatcTGTCCCTGTTGGTGGCATTGCATATTATATTACACCGCCATCAAG CTTAGCAGATATGGCGGCCAATCCTTTCCATGCGCTGTTCTATCTTGTATTCATGTTGTCAGCTTGTGCACTCTTTTCAAAAACTTGGATTGAAGTTTCTGGATCATCTGCCAGAGATGTTGCCAGGCAGCTTAGG GAACAACAAATGGTTATGCCTGGGCATAGGGAGGCGAACTTGCAGAAAGAGTTGAACCGTTACATACCCACTGCTGCAGCATTTGGAGGCATGTGCATTGGTGCTCTGACAGTGCTGGCCGATTTCATGGGTGCAATTGGTTCAGGGACAGGGATTCTCCTGGCTGTCACCATCATTTATCAGTACTTCGAGACATTTGAGAAGGAGAGGGCAAGTGAACTTGGTTTCTTTGGTTTCTAA